The proteins below come from a single Stomoxys calcitrans chromosome 1, idStoCalc2.1, whole genome shotgun sequence genomic window:
- the LOC131996240 gene encoding uncharacterized protein LOC131996240, which translates to MDSRPTRERILSALKASNVEFPETASIAQLRTLYDSLQVNGGPSKQTELPSGNVVSSDSAGNSSVTVTTMSSNTLNETPVINSATADPENLLQSFQCNGESTNQTELVLGTAACFSAARTSTDLISRNTLSVAFNNSEIGVSCANLRQTQTSVPPSVISSVPSVYNSSASVPVNTVQRQFPGTSGTAASVSAARTSSVISELMNTNTLGVAFNNRAIGVSCDVLPQTQTSVPPSVSSCVVSSVPSVNYSSVSVPANLLRGQFSRPSVPSQVTDPFIRSSVLSREADELESEIRVLRLKQEMLALRNQIESLENGGKKVSTNINYDELSMMVPKFSGNDGRNIEKWINSFESYTINMTNQEKYMCLRYLLVGTAREFMENSNYKEYKELKRSLLDIFKRTVTQEEVYQKLRLRKLKPTEPCIAYIVAMQTIAAEGEINEQELVDIIIDGMEDKTNNISILYGSNSLQELMHGIDRYEKRRSKTVSTHKEGRDNTKGIRCFNCSQFGHMKNTCNKPRRPPGSCFHCFQMGHFYKDCPKRMNVTAPIFCSNDIVDTTQMPN; encoded by the exons atggattCACGCCCTACTCGAGAAAGAATTCTTTCAGCTTTGAAAGCTTCAAATGTGGAATTTCCAGAAACAGCGTCAATTGCACAATTGAGAACATTATATGATTCTTTGCAAGTTAACGGTGGTCCATCAAAGCAGACTGAATTGCCTTCTGGAAATGTGGTTTCTTCTGATTCTGCTGGGAATTCATCTGTAACTGTCACTACAATGTCATCCAATACTTTGAATGAAACTCCCGTTATTAATTCCGCAACTGCCGATCCTGAAAATTTGCTTCAGTCATTTCAATGTAATGGTGAGTCCACAAATCAAACTGAATTGGTTCTTGGAACTGCCGCTTGTTTTTCTGCCGCACGGACTTCAACCGATTTAATATCTAGAAATACATTGAGTGTCGCTTTTAATAACAGCGAAATTGGCGTATCCTGTGCAAATCTTCGGCAAACACAGACTTCAGTGCCTCCTTCCGTAATTTCTTCCGTACCTTCCGTCTATAATTCTTCTGCTTCCGTTCCTGTAAATACAGTTCAAAGACAATTTCCTGGTACTTCAGGGACTGCTGCTTCTGTTTCTGCCGCCCGGACTTCATCAGTTATTTCCGAATTAATGAATACAAATACATTGGGTGTCGCTTTTAACAATAGAGCAATTGGCGTGTCCTGTGATGTTCTTCCGCAAACACAAACTTCCGTACCTCCTTCCGTATCTTCTTGTGTTGTTTCTTCCGTACCCTCCGTCAATTATTCCTCAGTTTCCGTTCCTGCAAACTTACTTCGAGGACAATTTTCTAGACCTTCTGTTCCATCACAGGTAACAGACCCTTTCATTCGTTCAAGCGTTTTATCCCGTGAAGCTGATGAACTAGAGagtgaaattagagttttgagatTGAAGCAAGAAATGTTGGCTCTTCGAAACCAAATTGAATCTTTAGAAAACGGTGGAAAAAAGGTTTCTACAAATATCAATTATGACGAGCTCTCTATGATGGTTCCGAAATTTTCTGGGAATGATGgacgaaatattgaaaaatggatAAACTCTTTTGAAAGCTACACTATAAATATGACTAAccaagaaaaatatatgtgcTTAAGATATTTGCTGGTTGGAACTGCGCGAGagttcatggaaaattcaaaTTACAAAGAATATAAGGAGTTGAAGAGATCGCTCTTAGACATTTTCAAGAGAACGGTAACGCAAGAAGAAGTTTATCAAAAATTGCGTTTGCGCAAGTTGAAGCCAACAGAGCCGTGTATTGCCTATATAGTAGCAATGCAAACTATTGCAGCAGAAGGCGAAATCAACGAGCAAGAACTGGTTGACATTATAATAGACGGAATGGAAGATAAAACCAACAACATATCCATTCTATACGGATCAAACTCATTACAAGAATTGATGCATGGAATAGATAGATACGAGAAACGCAGGTCAAAAACAGTCAGTACTCATAAAGAAGGCCGTGACAATACTAAAGGCATACGATGTTTCAATTGCTCTCAATTTGGACATATGAAGAACACCTGCAATAAGCCTCGACGTCCACCGGGATCTTGTTTCCATTGTTTCCAAATGGGACATTTTTACAAGGATTGTCCTAAAAGGATGAATGTtactgctcccatattttgTAGTAATGATATTGTAGACACAACACAAATG CCCAATTAG